aattgatgtagtttGATATGGTACttcgtcaaattgtaaagttatttttattgtaaagtagattttaACGGATCACATGATGAAAACCaaagtgggcctagtcttaaagatcttttacaAGTTATAGATGGggcaatcacaagatcaagagccaagaagatcaatgaggcgaTACAATTTACTTGGGACGAGATAGCAAAAGcccaacttatttaattcatttaaatgacttattttattagtttagaataattagatttattatgagaaagacTTAAGAGGGCACCTATTCAAGGGcaagttggaaaaattattatttcttatgaactaaggTTTTTGGGatggccttgtattttggccaatgacttatttggaaagttactttttaggaactagggtttcaagaggttactgtagccgagttactgtagtgtCATACTGTAGCCAcagcactgttcactcaggggtttttttggaagatggggcattattttggctaggattttaattaggttttagtttaaatactctttattgcctcatgttaagaagtttatgaaatttgatgaatttattcattgtgagttgagttttgctcctcttgttcttaattgaacttttaaacttatcaaaggtaaatcacaacctttgtggcgttcctcctttataatctgggttcttgagacgggttcttcaacgggtctagattttaatataatctaggttcttgaaacgagttctcattgggtctaggttctccatccattgacttaattttggttttgttgGAGTGTTTTCatattgattgtgggttcaagggattccaatCCCACGGATTCATATCATCACGCATGGAGTTACGTCATATTGTAGAGTACTTTTGTACAATCTCTTTATTGTTGTAGCTTTAACGAATCACATGTGGTTCTATACAACTGTTATGAACCTATTTTGCAACGCTGCATTTTACGACCTAGAACATTTGCATTTCATTTCCTTGTAGTCATGTTAATTCTGAAGTTAATTATTTCACTTGCTACGTGTCATTTCGTTATTTGTTTGATAGTTATCCTTGCGAGGATATGAGAGAAATGTGGAATTCATTGTAAGGATCTAGACATTTTGCTTGAAGCTGGAACTATTTGGAGGAATTGGGAGCCTCGAACATCCCAAGGCATAGCCAACTTATTTGAAGttcattttctacaattttatCTCCATTGTTGTTTCTACTTGTTCGTAATCTTCCATTTATGGGTTCTTCATCTACTGCTCAAGCCGAATCATAATAATTGGTATTAGAGTTGATAATGGACGATGACCCACTTTTTGAACAGCAACAAGAGATCTTACAATGCCTGCTAGACTCTTAGGAGAAGAGTTTTCAGGAGATCAGGGAAGGCTTGATTCAATTGAGGGAGATGGCGCGGTTCTTGTTGGCAAACCAGAACAATATTCATAATCGGAATATTATGAGAGGAAAATCAGCAGGTTTTTCGGAAGGAATAGAAAATTCCGTcgttaaaaaagaagaagaggaaacaaaTGACCATAATATTCCAGAGCCTCTTGGTGAAATTGCATAGGACTCCCAACAAAATTTTCAAGGCAAATGCAGTGGAGAATGTAGAAAATGCGGTCGAGTTGGAAGAGATCGTTTGCGTACCCACATAAGTTCTTCCCAAAGAAATCTGGGCCAGGAAGGGTATCCCAGCCGACCAATGGTGCCACAGCTTCATCATGGGTGGCCATATTCTAGTCGTGATGCAATGGGTGGGCAAACCCCGAATGTAATGGTCTTTCTGAATTAAGAACCCAGTAATGTGCAGGAACAAGAACAATAAGGcaataaaacagaaaacagaaagaACACAAGATCAAACCAAGAAATCTACTTTTGATTTCCTGAGAGAGATTTTTGAGTAATCTCCAAACTCCTTACAACAATGAAAATTCACTTCGTAGTTCTATTTTTTCCAATCTCCTTCCATTTACAAGAGTCTGTTATTTGCCAAAACGCCCTGTATCATTAAACGCAAGGCACCACTTCAAGTAGCCATTTCCTTCTTCAGACTTAAAAGCAACGCACCATTTCAATCTTCAAATAACCGTTATCCTTCAAATAGCCATTAAGCCCAATACTTACTACTGCTACCCACTGCTTCTTCAGAAACTCACCCACGACAAAGTCTTTTATaaacttttctaaaaaaagaaagCCATTACATTCCCCCTCCCTTAAGACTCTTGTCCACAagacattattaaaaaaaaaaaaaaaatcttttagagAACCTTAACCACTAGGTGTGGATAAAGGCCTCTCAAGTTCCATAAGGATTCCCAAGAACTGTCCTCAACAAGAGCTCCCAACCACTTGATAAGGACCTCAGTAATAGACCGATTACCTTGTTTCTTCATTCTCCTCTCTAAAATTAATTCAGGCTCTGGTTGAATATGTCTAGCTACATCAGTTGGGGGAAGAGTTGATAGTGGAGCAATGCCTTGATccagtttcttttttaaacatgacacatggaacacaggatgtatggaagaagaagatggcaACTGTAACTTATAAGCAACAGATCCTATCTTTTCCAAAACCTGAAAAGGTCCATAAAAGTGAGGAGCAAGTTTCACATTATGCCTCAAAGAAACTGATTTTTGTCTGTAGGGTTGTAATCTCAAAAACACCCAGTCACCAACTTGGAAACTCCTCTCAGAGTCTCAGCCTTCTCTTGTTAGCATAGAACTTCATTCTGTGTTGAGCCTTATGAATGTTTTCCTTCAACAAGGATAAAATCTCCTCTCTAGACTTCAACTGGAGATCCACAACTTGATTACGAGTAGTACCAGGCACATAAGACAACAACTTAGGTGGGGAATATCCATAAAGGGCTTCAAATGGAGTAATAGTTGTAGTAGAGTGAGTTGTAGTGTCACCACTCAGCCATGGACAACTAGGGATACCATTCTTTAGGCTTCTGTCTAACATAGCATCTTAGATAAGTTTCTAAGCTTTTATTCAATGCCTCAGTTTGTCCATCTTATTGTGGATGGTAGGCTGAGCTAAAATACAATGAAGTAccctacaaaaaaaaacaattgcctCCAAAAGGAGCTGGTAAAAACTAGATCTCTATCCGAGACTATAGATTTAGGCAATCCATGGAGTTTAAAAACtccagaaaagaaaacttgtGCAAACTGAGTGGCTGTGTAAGGATGTgataaaggaaagaaatgagcaaACTTTGTTAACCTATCAATAACCGCAACccttccacaaaatccatagagATATCATGCCAAGGAAGATCTGGAACAGGTAATTGCTGTAATAAGCCAGGATACTGCACATTTTCATGTTTATTAACTTGACAGATTTCACACTCTTGCACTAGTTTCTTAATATCTCGCCTCATGCCTTCCCAAAAGAAATCCAACCTAGCCTTTTTAAGAGGTCTATGGTAGCCTACATGGCCTGCCTATGGGTTATTATGAATGAATTGCAAAATTTTTGCCTGGAAAGGTAAAGATGGTATCACAACCAATCTTCCCTACCTTAATAATAACCCTTGTTGCAAAGAATAGTGTTTAGGACCCTCTTGCCCTTGTTGTAACTTAGATAGAATCTCAGAAGTTTAGGGACACAAGGAGTAACTATTCTTAAGTTCATCTATCCACAAAGGTGTAGGAAAAGATATTAGAGCAACCGTGGCTAACTCTTCTTCATTTCCAATCAACTTAGAGATCCATTTTTGTTGTGCCTCACTCCACCAAGGGCATCTTCAAGTCTATTATCATCTTCCTTCTGCAAATTGAGCCTTATAACTAACTTCACCCTCCTTTCCTCTCTTCACCTCACACCATCACTAAGTGTAGTACAGGTTCTTGTGAGCAAAATATCCATAGATCCTTGAGAAGAGAGTGAACCCAAGAGGTTAGCCTAAGGCCGCTTGGAGAGTTGGTTTGTGTGAGCATCAAGGCTTTGGTTTGGTGAGTAGATATTTCATACTCTTGCTATTATAAGTTAGATCATCATgttaaactaatatttaaatcatgaaactgagatttgagttgagttttatgtGATATATTCTTGAAAGTGTGATTTCGGTACAATCttgagtattttatttataagcttGTGTTAATCTTGATATATGGCACTAACATATGTTAATATGGTGTTATGAACTTTGTTAAAGCTTGATTATGATGATCAAGAGTGTATAATTCAGAAAAACAGCATGTCATATTACGGATCTAGCTTAATATCTTAGTTGGAGCATGTAGCATGATTATCAGGTATAGGGTTTCAACATGATTGAAGTTCACCCCATCATATCTTGAGTTATTTACTTATTCATGCTTATTTACTAACTAGACATAAGAACTTAGAATGTTAGAAAGTTGGAGTTCTTATTATTCATATGCAAAGGAAAAGGTAGAAACATCATGCTAAGTCTTGGTTTGTGATATATAGTTCTATGATGGTGATGGTCACGTCATataacgatgatatgattatgtaTGACATGAATATAAGATGCTAGCATGTTAATAAGTTTTGATTTAGGCTATGCTTGGGTACCAAACATTCCTCAATACTTTCCAAATATTCTcgaacttttgaaaatacttcacatgccaaacaacttaaaatactctcaatgggacccacaaactcacttcaatctctactcataactattcacaaacattctataatacttatcactattatatataaataaaaaataaaatcactataatatataaataaaaaatatttataactattatatataaataaaaaataaaatcgctataatatataaataaaaaataaaatcactataatatataaataaaaaataaaataactataatatataagtaaaaaataaaatcactataatatataaataaaaaataaaatcactataatatataaataaaaaataaaatcactaaaatatataaataaaaaataaaatcactataatatttatcactattaaatataaataaaaaaataaaatcactattaaatataaaaaaatcattataatatataaataaaaaataaaatctctataatatataaataaaaaataaaatcactataatatataaataaaaaataaaatcactataatatttatcactattaaatataaataaaaaaataaaatcactattaaatataaaaaaatcattataatatataaataaaaaataaaatctctataatatataaataaaaaataaaatcactataataaaaaataaaaaataaaatcactataatatttatcactattaaatataaataaaaaatcattataatatataaataataaaaaatatttatcactattatatataaataaaaaataaaatctctataatatataaataaaaaataaaatcactataatatttaccactattaaatataaataaaaaaataaaatcactataatatataaataaaaaataaaatcactataatatataaataaaaaataacattactaaaatatttataactattatatatataaataaaatcattataatatttatcactattatatataaattaaaaataaaatcattataatatttatcattattatatataaaagttaaataaaatcactacaatatttattaatattaaaaaatcactataataaaatcattataatatttattactaaaaataaaatcactataatatttatggaacccacacatttttcaactacctactcaaaagtcaacaactcaatatacttcacacatccaaacaactcaaaatactctgaatgggacccacaaactcactccaatctctactcataactatttacaaacattctcaacacttctcaacacttttcactatccaaacgtacccttagtgTTTTGAATAAGTGTTAACGTTCATATCAAAATAACTCATTAAGATCATAGGCTTAAATCACACATATTGAAATTTGGTGTATTACATGTCTCGGGTTTGATGAGTTTTTAATGGTTGATGATTCATGTAATTCTAAGGTTAGAAATAGATCTAGAATAATAAATACCTGAGGTTTGTgaagttttgtgaaatttggGACCGATAGTGAAAGCTTATGGTTATAACTGCAATTTCAGAATGTTTAAGGGCAGATTTGCAAATATTATTCTTCGCATGTTAAACTAcggaattttcataattcctaACCTTAGTATAGCTTTTATTTCAGCCACGACAATTTTTAGAATTAAAGGAGTTcctaagttggcctctaacttactcttggatAACATCTATATTTCAtgttataaatgttattttttatcatgaaatgTCATATGATATATGTCATAAGCATTCAGCCACTTACATGGTTACAAGTATGATGTGTTATGATTATATGTAACTTTTGCACAAAGCATGAAAATGTAATGattacatgtcatgaaatatgtTTTTGTCACAAgcataacataaaaatatttcatcacgACGATCCAATGCTAGGATCGGGgattatcctagtgaaactcattttttcaatttggaGTGATTAATAATGAAGTGAAGttccctaggttgacaaagAATACTCAACGAACTtctaatgagataaaaaatctcataagtGAAGTATTTGAACACCTCAACTAGTGGGTGCAACTTTGGCTCATGGTAATGGTTAATTCGAACCATCATGAGAATATCTCTAGCGTATTCACACACTAGATGTGATTACGAAACTAGTTGGTTATGACAGTCTAATGGGGATCTGTGAGGTGCCATACATATGATGTGACGCctccaaattccgcttgggatcggatggatATCCGAAGTTTCGGGAggtgcaacacaaggttatctgcgcccgttcatgacatataagatgcaatgttcctaacatgcatatagcattatgtaatattcgcagcggataatttttttctgagcaatactatgcaccaaacttataatatcctaaatatttaaaacataacccatatatacttaatgaaataaacatccACAATTACAGCATGGTCTCAGAAGACtgttgtggcgcccccgacccccatatAAGGAAAACAcgagaatcgagacgccgggatgatgacaacacggtcacacatcccaacgaaagtgccaagtgtgtgtacatgcaacggtgtacaacaacaacgcagcggattagtcaactaagtaccagaatttaaatacaagtaaacatcagtaaagttttaaaagtagttatacagtcatccaaaataaagttaacacatgtcccgaaaatacagaagggtaaaataaaataacaataaatagtgatcccagatcactcctcgggcggagccgtctcctcaggctcaccctcctcctcctcatctgcatcaaaatctgcgttaccacagaatggtaccgcaggtaagtataacccaaataattctcaggaataaaatgcatttaatacaactaacatgcatgcatatgatgaaatatgcatttttctcaaaacatcattttccccgaaaatgataattttccaacacacgccaaaaatctcatttggcccaaaaatactccgtaaaacattttcccagaaaatgaattacacaaaatccaacacacgctattttcccagaaaatagtccatttttagtgtatgcaccatgatctcccctatgggtcatccgcacaccctggctttgtagcgatgcccacttacgcgcccaacacgttcgtgggtacatccactacacaacgagcgatgcccagttccgcgcccagcgcgtacatggccagacatcctctagtccccgccagcagaaggaccacggagtcggcacgaatcactcgtccgatcccattgtcgcccagcgacaatccaggggacgttactcagtttattccgctcccgagtaaccagaggagctccaccgagataatgccccatctcggcttggggttcgtgatacacacgcacccaacaaatcattcacatgaaaacccagttttcataaacacatgaacatgaatgcaatacacgaaaacccagttttcctttacaaacatgaacatgcatgaaatgcacatgtaccaacacaaatccacattcctcaataaccaataaccaatccaatcaaaccaacccaaacaactccaatcataaatccatccgacccccgtactcctcggactcagtccggcatgccaaaaaatacagtgaaatgcgttagtgcaaaaatacataaaattcatgagaatactttggagaaatacttacagcgctatatgataatttccggaggatcacgaagctgaaaaaggcgacgtctgagcaacaccacagtgtaaaatacactgtggccgtgggtcacaaatacccacttttcaacggagacaaacgaagaccccaaaatgatagggtagggcctagagaggtcggtgaagccaatggtggtggtggtttgccgtggatgacggcgcaaatggtggtttaaggccaaaaacgccgaaatcggagatggacttggtggggcttcaccggtaacggatcggagccggggttgggtccaaagggttgccaagaggtcggggatgaatgatgcaaaccaaggagttggacatgctaatcatacaagtgggaatggagctgaatttgtacaagaccctttgtcatttcctagtggcccaattacaagacttagagccaaacgtttcaaggaagcactaaatgggctaatccaagagaattgggctgattctaaaaagaccaagatgggctcaaataatattcaagacttaatccatgtcatcaaggcaattgaagaggctaattagcacatagaaatatgatgaatggtctgaccattaaaggacgtgaatttgttaagtttcaagaatattaaataggtgaatgaacttggtcttgcctgggtacgtgaaatacattgaatttagtcatttagtcatttctggctgcctctagaagtccaagaggcctaaatttcgtgggacttgttatgttaatatttgtgttgcttttaaagctgtagttatgacttttcctattcttggagggttgttccaagtatataaaggggttatttcgagttttaatatcagattggaaatttcagaaacttatttgttttgtgaggtcttgtgttcctcttggttcttcaaagaactccttgaacttatcaagttaatcttgtggcgttcaagctccaaacttatcaccttgattctgatttctgggtgtggcgttttcaatccttcgtagtcttggttctcatctagttgggtgactggtcaaggctcaacaaatcttgtcaatacgatcttggggttccaagccatcattgttatcgggtttcatcacaattgttggtgaagttcatatcattttggtatcaagagctttggttctaagataagtttgtctatcttttattttcgttcTATTTCCTGTTCCTgctgtgtttaaaaaaaaaaaaaaaaagggtacacGATTCCAGTAAGAAAACTTCTTCCTTTCAATCTTGTATCTCACCTTATTCAAGTACTTGaacttttgatgagttttggttgtttattttctgaattgctgctggattattttgaatgagtttctTGAAGTTCGATTAAGAACTAAAGAAGACACAGAAGAGTGGAAAAAGGCAAGAGTGTGCGAGACCATATGAGGGTAAAAGCCGTTTAGAGTGAAAACACGAGTGCAAGTGTATCAATTCTTGAgtgaaacacgtgagggagtgcttgtgaggattctaactttgtttgcagattttaaaacatgtctaataatcaagaagaagacaCAACCGAAGAATTTCGACAACCTCCAGTTCCAAACCTCCAAATGCAAGCGATGTTAGGGGAGATGAGGCGTATGTTGAGGGCTGAATTAGAACCTATTCACGAAAGGTTGGACAGGGTAGAAGCGGAAACTCCTAGGGGCCAGCAACATGACATCCACAATAGGCAGCATGGTGGGCGTGGTCCGTGGCGGAATGTTGATGgagaggcggagtcggaggagtttgatgagcaatatttgaaccGAGGCAGGATTGAGCGTGGGTATAGAAATAGAGAAGCTAGGATGGGTAGGCCTAGGAGGGATAACGATTTAggaaatataaagattaaaatccCATCTTTTCAAGGTAAAAATGATCCTGAAGTTTATTTGGAGTGGGAAACTAAAATGGAGATGGTTTTTGATTGTCACAACTACTCAGAGATAAAGAAGGTTAAGTTGGCTGCAATTGAATTTACCGATTATGCCATTgtgtggtgggatcaattactgattaataggaggaggaatagaGAGCCACCCGTGGACACTTGGgaggaaatgaaaatgcttaTGAGGAAGCGTTTTGTACCCAGCCACTATTATAGGCGATTGTATCAAAAATTACAGAGGTTAATTCAAGGATCTAAAAGTGTGGATGAGTATTACAAGGAGATGGAGGTAGCTATGATCCGGGCTAATGTAGAAGAGGACCGGGAAGCCACCATGGCTAGGTTTTTGCACGGTTTAAATCGTGAGATTGCGGATATAGTCGAGATGCAGCACTATGTTGAGTTGACAGATATGGTGCATCAAGCCATAAAGGTGGAGGAACAATTCAAACGAAAGGGATTGGCTAGGAGGGGACTGCCTATGGCTACAACCAGCTCGTGGAAGACAACTCCAAAAAGGGACGAGCAGCaacaaaataagccaaaatttGAATCCTCTAAGAATGCCAACTTAAAGACCGCCACTACTTCAGGTACAATCGagacttcaagttctaaaacacgtgatattaaatgttttaaatgtcaggGGCGCGGACATATAGCCAGCCAGTGTGTAAACAAGAGGGTGATGGTGATAAATGCCCAAGGAGAGCTTGAgtcagaaaatgaggaagaagtagATAATGATGATATGCCATCTATGGAGGATGCTGACGATGAGCAAAATGCTGTGGTTGGAGATTTATTGGTTGCAAGGCGAGTTCTCAATGTGCAGGTTAAGGAGGAAGAAAGTAACCAAAGGGAGAACTTGTTTCATACTCGGTGCTTTGTAAATAACAAAGTTTGCAGTGTCATTATCGATGGTGGGAGTTGCACAAATGTAGCCAGCACTTATTTGGTGGAGAAATTGGCTTTAACTACCTTGAAACATCCTCAACCTTACCGGCTTCAGTGGTTGAATGAATGTGGGGAAATCAAGGTGACAAGACAAGTGTTGGTGGCATTATCCATTGGCAAATatgaggatgaggtgctttgtgatgtggtTCCTATGCACGCATGCCATTTACTGTTGGGAagaccatggcagtatgatctgAGGGTTACGCATGATGGATTCACAAATAAGTATTCCTTCACTCTTAATAGGCAACCTATTACTCTTGTGCCATTAACTCCAAAACAGGTCAGGGAGGACCAATTAAAGTTACAAagttcgaatgaaaaaaaaaaaggaaaaggaaaggaaggccgaaactgaaaaaaaagacttaaaaaaaaaaggagagaaaaacattgatcagagtgaaaaagaaagagagaggatttcggctatagtgagagcaagagaggaaaaattcaattacattgcaaaaaaaagtgagatcaagAGAGCATTATTTTCACACCAGCCCCTTATTGTACTCATGTACAAGGAGGCTCTTTTATGTACTAATGATCTCGTCGGTGCTTTGCCGAgcaatattgtttctcttttgcagGAGTTTGAAGATGTCCTTCCTGAAGAGGTACCATATGGTTTACC
This DNA window, taken from Juglans regia cultivar Chandler unplaced genomic scaffold, Walnut 2.0 Scaffold_662, whole genome shotgun sequence, encodes the following:
- the LOC118346088 gene encoding uncharacterized protein LOC118346088, giving the protein MSNNQEEDTTEEFRQPPVPNLQMQAMLGEMRRMLRAELEPIHERLDRVEAETPRGQQHDIHNRQHGGRGPWRNVDGEAESEEFDEQYLNRGRIERGYRNREARMGRPRRDNDLGNIKIKIPSFQGKNDPEVYLEWETKMEMVFDCHNYSEIKKVKLAAIEFTDYAIVWWDQLLINRRRNREPPVDTWEEMKMLMRKRFVPSHYYRRLYQKLQRLIQGSKSVDEYYKEMEVAMIRANVEEDREATMARFLHGLNREIADIVEMQHYVELTDMVHQAIKVEEQFKRKGLARRGLPMATTSSWKTTPKRDEQQQNKPKFESSKNANLKTATTSGTIETSSSKTRDIKCFKCQGRGHIASQCVNKRVMVINAQGELESENEEEVDNDDMPSMEDADDEQNAVVGDLLVARRVLNVQVKEEESNQRENLFHTRCFVNNKVCSVIIDGGSCTNVASTYLVEKLALTTLKHPQPYRLQWLNECGEIKVTRQVLVALSIGKYEDEVLCDVVPMHACHLLLGRPWQYDLRVTHDGFTNKYSFTLNRQPITLVPLTPKQEFEDVLPEEVPYGLPPIRGIEHQIDFIPGASIPNRPAYRSNPEETKELQRQRGIEVDEEKVKAIQEWSTPTTVSQVRSFHGLASFYRRFVRDFSSLAAPLTEVIKKNVPFKWGKEQEKAFSLIKEKLTNAPLLVLPNFAKTFEIECDASGIGIGAVLMQEGRPIAYFSEKLSGAALNYPTYDKEMYALVRALENWQHYLWPKEFVIHTDHESLKHLKGQQRLNKRHAKWVEFIETFPYVIRYKQGKENVVADALSRRKDRFPEKRRSKLLPRGDGPFQVVERINDNAYKLDLPGEYGVSASFNVADLSPFD